The following are encoded in a window of Vicugna pacos chromosome 2, VicPac4, whole genome shotgun sequence genomic DNA:
- the LAP3 gene encoding cytosol aminopeptidase: MFLLPLPAAARVAVRHLSVRRFWGPGPAAADMTKGLVLGIYSKEKEEDVPQLTSAGENFDKLVSGKLREVLNISGPPLKAGKTRTFYGLHEDFPSVVVVGLGKKAAGVDDQENWHEGKENIRAAVAAGCRQVQELEIPSVEVDPCGDAQAAAEGALLGLYECDNLKQKKKTVVSPKLHGSGDQEAWQRGLLFASGQNLARYLMEMPANEITPTNFAELIEMNLKSASSKTDVHIRPKSWIEEQEMGSFLSVAKGSDEPPVFLEIHYKGSPDAGEPPLVLVGKGITFDSGGISIKASANMDLMRADMGGAATICSAIVSAAKLDLPINLVGLAPLCENMPSGKANKPGDVVRAKNGKTIQVDNTDAEGRLILADALCYAHSFNPKVIIDAATLTGAMDIALGSGATGVFTNSSWLWNKLFEASIETGDRVWRMPLFEHYTKQVIDCQLADVNNIGKYRSAGACTAAAFLKEFVTHPKWAHLDIAGVMTNKDEVPYLRKGMAGRPTRTLIEFLLRFSQDSA, from the exons ATGTTCTTGCTGCCTCTTCCGGCTGCCGCGCGAGTCGCCGTCCGACATCTGAGCGTGAGGCGCTTCTGGGGACCCGGTCCCGCCGCCGCAGACATGACGAAG GGCCTTGTCTTAGGAATCTatagcaaagaaaaagaagaagatgtGCCCCAGCTTACAAGTGCGGGGGAGAATTTTGATAAATTGGTATCTGGAAAGCTGAGAGAAGTTTTGAACAT aTCTGGACCACCTCTGAAGGCAGGCAAAACCCGAACCTTTTATGGTCTGCATGAG GACTTCCCCAGCGTGGTGGTGGTTGGTCTTGGCAAAAAGGCCGCCGGAGTTGACGACCAGGAAAACTGGCACGAAGGCAAAGAAAACATCAGAGCTGCTGTCGCAG CGGGGTGCAGACAGGTTCAGGAGCTGGAGATCCCCTCCGTGGAGGTGGACCCCTGCGGAGATGCGCAGGCCGCGGCCGAGGGGGCGCTGCTCGGGCTGTATGAGTGCGACAACCTGAAGCAAAAAAAGAAGACGGTCGTGTCACCGAAGCTCCATGGAAG TGGGGATCAGGAGGCCTGGCAGAGGGGGCTCCTCTTTGCTTCTGGGCAGAACTTGGCCCGCTACCTGATGGAGATGCCTGCTAATGAAATCACGCCAACCAACTTTGCTGAACTGATTGAGATGAATCTCAAAAGTGCTAGCAGTAAAACAGACGTCCACATCAG ACCCAAGTCTTGGATTGAGGAACAGGAAATGGGATCATTCCTAAGTGTGGCCAAAGGGTCCGATGAGCCTCCCGTCTTCCTGGAAATTCACTACAAAGGCAGCCCCGATGCAGGTGAACCACCGCTGGTGTTAGTCGGGAAGGGAATCACCTTTGACAG TGGTGGCATCTCCATCAAGGCGTCTGCAAACATGGACCTCATGAGGGCTGACATGGGAGGAGCTGCCACCATTTGTTCCGCCATCGTGTCTGCTGCCAAGCTTGACCTGCCCATCAACCTCGTAG gtttggcCCCTCTTTGTGAAAATATGCCCAGCGGTAAGGCCAACAAGCCTGGGGATGTCGTCAGAGCCAAGAACGGGAAGACCATACAG GTGGACAACACGGATGCCGAGGGCAGACTCATCCTGGCCGACGCGCTTTGCTACGCGCACAGCTTTAACCCGAAGGTCATCATCGATGCCGCCACCCTGACAG GTGCCATGGACATAGCTTTGGGGTCTGGTGCCACTGGGGTCTTCACCAATTCTTCCTGGCTGTGGAACAAACTATTTGAG GCCAGCATTGAGACGGGAGACCGTGTCTGGAGGATGCCTCTCTTTGAACATTACACAAAACAGGTCATAGACTGCCAGCTTGCTGATGTTAATAACATTGGGAAATACAG ATCTGCAGGAGCGTGTACAGCTGCAGCCTTCCTGAAAGAATTTGTGACTCATCCTAAGTGGGCGCATTTAGACATAGCAGGTGTGATGACCAACAAAGATGAGGTTCCATACCTGCGCAAAGGCATGGCTGGGAGGCCCACAAGGACCCTGATCGAGTTTCTGCTTCGGTTCAGTCAAGACAGTGCTTAG
- the MED28 gene encoding LOW QUALITY PROTEIN: mediator of RNA polymerase II transcription subunit 28 (The sequence of the model RefSeq protein was modified relative to this genomic sequence to represent the inferred CDS: inserted 1 base in 1 codon), translating into MAAPLGGMFSGQPPGPPPPPPGLLGQASLLQATPGVPRTSNSTLVDELESSFEACFASLVSQDYVNGTDQEEIRTGVDQCIQKFLDIARQTECFFLQKRLQLSVQKPEQVIKEDVSELRNELQRKDALVQKHLTKLRHWQQVLEDINVQHKKPAEIPQGSLAYLXAGVCKHPCTSEADLRKSQPESELVDESAQTRFARHQFL; encoded by the exons ATGGCGGCTCCGCTGGGCGGTATGTTCTCCGGGCAGCCCCCCGGACCCCCACCACCCCCGCCGGGACTCCTAGGCCAGGCTTCGCTTCTTCAGGCCACGCCAGGCGTCCCGAGAACTTCTAACAGTACCTTGGTGGACGAGTTGGAGTCATCTTTCGAG GCTTGTTTTGCTTCTCTGGTGAGTCAAGACTATGTCAATGGTACAGATCAGGAAGAGATCCGAACTG GTGTTGATCAATGTATCCAGAAATTTCTAGATATTGCAAGACAGACAGAATGTTTTTTCCTACAAAAAAGGTTGCAGTTATCTGTCCAGAAACCAGAGCAAGTTATCAAAGAG GATGTCTCAGAATTAAGGAACGAATTACAGCGGAAGGATGCTCTGGTCCAGAAGCACTTAACAAAACTGAGGCACTGGCAGCAGGTGCTGGAGGACATCAATGTGCAGCACAAAAAGCCAGCCGAAATCCCTCAGGGATCCCTGGCCTACC GAGCAGGCGTCTGCAAACATCCCTGCACCAGTGAAGCAGACCTGAGGAAAAGCCAGCCAGAGAGTGAGCTGGTGGATGAGTCAGCCCAGACACGGTTTGCCAGACATCAGTTCTTGTAG